The Pseudomonas azadiae genome contains a region encoding:
- a CDS encoding UvrD-helicase domain-containing protein, protein MTSRAGKPDTPADIELRSVLDDDASTGFVMVSGAGSGKTTSIVRALDHLLKTRGRALRAQSKKIACITYTEVAVGEIWGDVGNNPLFHVSTIHSFLWAAVKPFQSDIACWVGRRLDKKITDTEAEIEGFTNRTRAPTRERKHADLERYRAQKLTIGDVKRFTYGVGSDYPKGILGHDDVIKLSTELIRDLPVIAKVVGQKYPFIFVDESQDTDPDVVAALKAISVLLGNKFCLGFIGDPMQKIYTSGAGVIAPLDGWTSIEKPENFRCPVAVLDVINQIRAGDDGLVQTGGKTKEVGGARVPVQGSAKLLVVSKADRTRSLGEARQWLAHHNNDALWLSDEADADVKVLVIAHRMAANRLGFGSLYKAFHDKTSDGLKDGFDDGTHWSVIPLLKLLVPLMLANVDNDQFEVMSLLRRYAPFLQREYMQTNAVPGILKDMDTRVKALAQICGESSATPVFAAFEHLRDGGMFKLDDRLLAAMAEYDAEAPSAESGDHAALVKLLHTPIRQLWGYRRYIEEQSPFKTHQGVKGTEFSRVLAILDDEEGRHNQFNYGKYFGITPLSDTDEQNIRDGKETTIMRTRRLLYVCCSRAGKDLGVVFFADNPAQAHAAIVASRLFPAQDVINLDGP, encoded by the coding sequence ATGACCAGCCGCGCAGGAAAGCCGGATACGCCGGCTGATATCGAACTGAGGAGCGTGCTGGACGATGATGCGTCTACCGGGTTCGTGATGGTCTCAGGTGCAGGGTCGGGAAAAACGACTTCGATTGTCAGAGCGCTCGATCATCTTCTCAAAACAAGAGGCCGCGCTCTGCGAGCGCAGTCCAAAAAGATCGCCTGCATTACTTACACAGAAGTCGCGGTCGGAGAGATTTGGGGTGATGTCGGCAACAACCCGTTATTCCACGTGTCCACAATCCACAGCTTCCTCTGGGCGGCCGTGAAGCCGTTTCAAAGCGACATCGCATGCTGGGTCGGACGTCGGCTCGACAAGAAAATCACCGATACTGAAGCTGAGATTGAAGGCTTCACGAACAGGACCCGGGCACCAACGCGCGAACGTAAACACGCCGACTTAGAGCGGTATCGAGCTCAAAAGCTCACGATCGGTGATGTGAAGCGCTTCACCTACGGTGTCGGGAGCGACTATCCGAAGGGCATTTTGGGGCACGACGACGTTATCAAACTTTCGACCGAGCTGATCCGCGACCTGCCGGTTATCGCCAAGGTCGTTGGGCAGAAGTACCCGTTCATCTTTGTCGATGAGAGTCAGGACACCGATCCGGATGTCGTTGCGGCACTCAAGGCGATCTCAGTCTTGCTCGGCAATAAGTTCTGCCTCGGGTTCATTGGCGATCCGATGCAAAAAATCTACACGTCCGGGGCGGGCGTCATAGCCCCTCTCGACGGTTGGACGTCTATCGAGAAGCCTGAAAATTTTCGCTGCCCTGTCGCTGTTCTCGACGTGATCAACCAGATCCGCGCGGGTGATGACGGTCTTGTTCAGACCGGTGGCAAAACAAAAGAGGTCGGAGGCGCACGCGTTCCGGTCCAAGGCTCTGCGAAGCTGCTCGTGGTGTCCAAGGCGGACCGTACCCGGAGCCTTGGCGAAGCGCGACAGTGGCTGGCCCATCACAACAACGATGCCCTTTGGCTTAGCGATGAAGCTGACGCAGACGTAAAGGTCTTGGTGATTGCCCACCGGATGGCAGCCAACCGTCTTGGCTTCGGCTCCCTTTACAAAGCCTTCCACGACAAAACGTCTGACGGTCTCAAAGACGGTTTCGATGACGGTACACATTGGTCCGTCATCCCTTTATTGAAGCTGCTGGTCCCCTTGATGCTGGCCAATGTCGATAACGATCAATTCGAGGTTATGAGCCTTCTGCGTCGCTATGCGCCTTTTTTGCAGCGCGAGTACATGCAGACGAACGCTGTGCCCGGCATTTTGAAGGATATGGACACTCGGGTGAAGGCGCTCGCGCAGATCTGCGGAGAGTCTTCAGCAACTCCTGTATTCGCTGCGTTCGAGCACCTGCGGGACGGAGGCATGTTTAAGCTGGATGATCGCCTCCTTGCGGCTATGGCCGAATACGATGCTGAGGCGCCATCGGCCGAGAGCGGTGACCATGCCGCTTTGGTGAAGCTCCTTCACACGCCGATCCGGCAACTATGGGGCTATCGTCGCTACATCGAGGAGCAGTCGCCGTTCAAGACGCATCAGGGGGTAAAGGGCACGGAGTTCAGCCGAGTTCTCGCGATCCTCGATGACGAAGAAGGTCGCCATAACCAGTTCAATTACGGGAAGTATTTCGGCATAACGCCTCTCTCCGACACGGACGAGCAGAACATTCGGGACGGCAAGGAAACGACGATTATGCGCACCCGTCGCCTTCTGTATGTCTGCTGTTCCAGAGCCGGCAAAGATCTTGGTGTCGTGTTTTTTGCGGATAATCCTGCGCAGGCTCATGCCGCCATTGTCGCGTCGCGTCTCTTCCCCGCTCAGGACGTCATCAATCTCGACGGGCCCTAG
- a CDS encoding ATP-dependent nuclease — protein sequence MHLHSLVFKNFRRLNDARVEFANDLTIFVGANNSGKTSATHAVDLFLSGSKDKFTVNDFSAGCWPAFENFPAKDAAEQAFEFPAIILDVWISVDPDNLYRVVDLLPRAAWEGALVGIRIEFAVKDATQTLASYRKVATEAAKFAQNKAEHGADYKPWPRNMRDYLARELKNEYGLRYFILDEASLDPANAGETYTPKEILGDTERTGHSIINSLIKVDFLSAQRHLSDGNAQARTEDLSKRLSRFYTRNQSKREDDHNALRALALSEDQLTKHFSDVFKDTFKSLRKLGYPGLSNPSLEIRAALRLERLMGDQQAKVHYLLEEATGGAEALSLPDSYNGLGFKNLIYMGVELLDLHAVWSVTEEGEEDKRQPIHLMFIEEPEAHMHAQLQQAFVRKLTELIPPAGADGHATQFVITTHSPHILYERGFKPIRYFRRSAEIGSKQCSAVFNLSAFYESNKDDRDFLQRYMKLTHCDLFFADGAILVEGNVERLVLPLMIGHGAEKLNAAYLSILEVGGAFAFRFQKLIEFLGLPTLIVTDLDSVYPPKPKKVADAAPAANGNAAAQCDNDAGEEDEDDDLDDEAAAEGDEPKPSSKCPAGTAGAVTANQTLRQWLPGKILIEDLLTAAPESKLQAPHNGSGAHVMVTYQCPVTVTWGAETAELKSRTLEEAFAYENLEWCQKKEHHDLKLRWSKAGTMPLADLASKIHTRVKGQHFKKTNFALGLLASSDTTWVVPTYIQQGLDWLTQHVAIVKEEADDTAGVAGADEAPPQPQDVQVGQ from the coding sequence ATGCATCTTCATTCTCTAGTGTTTAAAAATTTTCGTAGATTGAATGATGCGCGTGTCGAGTTTGCGAACGACCTGACCATATTTGTTGGAGCCAACAATAGCGGAAAGACATCTGCAACTCACGCTGTAGACCTGTTCTTGTCCGGCTCTAAGGACAAGTTCACTGTCAATGATTTCAGCGCAGGTTGCTGGCCGGCTTTTGAAAATTTCCCAGCAAAAGATGCGGCTGAGCAAGCCTTCGAATTTCCAGCCATAATTCTTGACGTGTGGATCAGCGTCGATCCGGACAATCTCTACCGGGTCGTGGATCTCCTGCCTCGAGCCGCATGGGAAGGTGCACTCGTCGGTATCCGGATTGAATTTGCCGTAAAGGACGCCACCCAAACGCTGGCCAGCTACCGGAAAGTTGCGACCGAGGCTGCAAAGTTCGCCCAGAATAAGGCTGAGCATGGTGCAGACTACAAGCCTTGGCCTCGCAACATGCGCGACTACCTAGCGCGCGAGCTGAAGAATGAATACGGCCTGCGCTATTTCATTCTCGACGAAGCGTCGCTCGATCCCGCCAACGCTGGCGAGACGTACACGCCGAAAGAGATCCTGGGAGACACCGAACGAACGGGACACTCAATTATCAATTCGCTGATCAAAGTGGACTTCCTGAGCGCTCAGCGGCACCTGAGCGACGGTAACGCACAAGCTCGAACCGAAGACTTGTCCAAGCGCCTCAGCCGTTTCTACACTCGCAACCAGAGCAAGCGCGAGGACGACCATAACGCCCTGCGCGCTTTAGCGCTCTCTGAGGATCAACTGACGAAGCATTTTTCGGACGTGTTCAAGGACACGTTCAAATCGCTGCGTAAGCTTGGGTATCCCGGCCTATCCAACCCTTCGCTGGAGATCCGCGCCGCTCTGCGGCTGGAGCGCCTGATGGGCGATCAACAGGCTAAGGTTCACTACCTGCTCGAAGAGGCAACGGGTGGCGCAGAAGCCCTGTCTCTCCCCGACAGCTACAACGGGTTGGGTTTTAAAAACCTCATCTACATGGGCGTCGAGCTCCTCGACCTCCACGCTGTGTGGTCGGTCACGGAGGAGGGCGAGGAAGACAAACGCCAGCCAATCCACTTGATGTTTATCGAGGAGCCGGAGGCGCACATGCACGCGCAACTCCAGCAGGCCTTCGTTCGCAAGCTCACCGAACTCATCCCGCCCGCAGGGGCGGACGGTCACGCCACGCAGTTCGTGATCACGACGCACTCCCCGCACATTCTGTACGAGCGGGGCTTCAAACCGATCCGCTATTTCCGCCGTTCGGCCGAAATCGGCTCCAAGCAATGCTCCGCTGTTTTCAACCTCTCCGCTTTCTACGAGAGCAACAAGGACGACCGGGATTTCCTCCAGCGATATATGAAACTGACGCATTGCGACCTCTTCTTCGCTGACGGCGCAATACTTGTTGAGGGCAACGTCGAGCGCCTCGTACTGCCGTTGATGATCGGTCATGGCGCGGAGAAGCTGAACGCGGCTTATCTCAGTATTCTTGAGGTTGGCGGAGCTTTCGCCTTTCGTTTCCAGAAGCTGATTGAGTTTCTTGGTTTGCCGACCCTGATCGTGACGGACCTCGACAGCGTTTACCCGCCCAAGCCTAAGAAGGTTGCAGACGCCGCTCCGGCGGCCAACGGGAACGCCGCTGCCCAATGCGATAACGACGCTGGTGAAGAAGACGAGGACGATGATCTGGACGATGAGGCTGCGGCTGAAGGAGATGAGCCGAAGCCAAGCTCAAAATGCCCTGCCGGAACGGCTGGAGCTGTGACGGCAAACCAGACCCTGCGTCAGTGGCTCCCCGGTAAGATATTGATTGAAGACCTTTTGACCGCGGCGCCTGAAAGCAAGCTGCAAGCGCCGCACAATGGCTCGGGTGCGCATGTGATGGTGACGTATCAGTGTCCTGTGACCGTGACGTGGGGAGCGGAGACGGCCGAGCTGAAGAGCCGAACCCTCGAAGAGGCCTTCGCCTACGAAAACCTTGAGTGGTGCCAGAAGAAAGAGCACCACGATCTGAAGCTGAGATGGAGCAAGGCGGGAACGATGCCGCTGGCCGATCTCGCTTCGAAAATCCATACGCGCGTCAAAGGTCAGCATTTCAAGAAAACCAACTTCGCCTTGGGCCTGTTGGCTAGCAGCGACACGACGTGGGTCGTCCCTACTTACATCCAGCAGGGCTTGGACTGGCTGACGCAGCACGTCGCAATCGTAAAAGAGGAGGCGGACGACACGGCTGGAGTCGCCGGTGCCGACGAAGCTCCTCCCCAACCTCAAGACGTTCAGGTGGGTCAATGA
- a CDS encoding nSTAND3 domain-containing NTPase: MTEPINLAPAPPDNTGATAALAGYDFQLDVSILAALRILFVTKSASRITLEPANADDIEVELEEDDPGQIETQAQLGGAIRLIMQVKLRGGDPWSLTAFERLLKHGKRRTPAKDHLTYPDVRYLLVTNADVSGEARSLLVKDFEERPGQEDFPASLRKILPDDPEGRVAIYASLTPKLLGYEIEHILTAILRVPKDRQGPCLAALREEAKARMRGTSPGVWAYNDLLGTIRGHGGFLASVAELDAFVEPTNFPDMIRQLEKKNAVVITGSSGTGKTLTARALCDQARKRNGALDVVVVNPNSDPSSIRQVVQTGPKLFYVEDPWGQNSLRTGSETWTEQLPRMLRDAHPDNQFVVTSRSDMLRGAQAVDGLAPWSIELEPDRYLNGRLAQIYDKRMDLLPPDLQSKALSFRPNVLDALEKPLELDLFFANILAGCGEGENDSEWLHRLVGLAHRDAVEGVVDRYLTHADKNGHSAVIWGVLAARGSIDRRQLVALMRSMRLAAPDLANGLDKLIDIMIAARHLRQPTTSIAFAHPSVRAGFEKHLKHNWFRYEPAFGAMFEALTTLPQPHMDWGMETAARMVDEGCRLIAGVEGGAFAFDVPTDAQNRIDGWLEAALVDPNADFPKLLQLASDAGSARSNPSELARWLLTSVQRGAAFFIKGWEAPYFGDDWYDRISLDTRSSPIAERFVRNQLAGEHGSYGTGFPAALDRIAPGLEDAYLYAAHQLIGTGHGSNIMAVVTGAIRDISAFKTVFEEALDDLVRDAVQRAENAEKWRMIDDGECDYAYEEYCTSDPHDEGYASGVIVECYIEAVRCAGDWKVLARNNRTSAFGNYWARAIRDSDDADPPDSEELAAMFSATQAGGHEDLAWEALRNHWHPDFREVLKGAISAGIADPRKSHAAMACASAVDQTLLAEAFDRSPTLASRITFLCDLIGARNRYSRSQKAGLPCLIDALELPCREIGWTLLRGASHVAPLGPQAVKTLQQAAITAAPRILTEIIPLLMEAGETPAEPIRRWLKETADKDLAEAAASAAVAIEDAEAITLALQHPRATARVVALEFLVARTNPPFPANILALSTDAGHRVRRALVVALTAKPHSAHFPVLLRMTGDTWSDADPSYNEADSYPIARAAVAALAAYAPLSDEISEQLIKLATTTPDRALGQECVQVAARHGSLATRMKIRAMIGDFERGWLRLDALDALVFADAIEPEVLKPFTAERILTLGPAPAASAIVLVCVHAQVEVAVALCERMSHSNADRSLAVLGAYFLHDRDPGAAHKILELLAEGHPARQLFADDNKLLPTSVLDGLGDIKRQRWVKKWLSNRIAKA, encoded by the coding sequence ATGACCGAACCTATCAACCTAGCTCCAGCCCCGCCAGACAACACCGGCGCCACCGCCGCGCTCGCCGGTTATGACTTTCAGCTCGACGTCTCGATCCTGGCGGCCTTGCGGATTCTCTTTGTAACCAAATCGGCCTCGCGCATCACGCTCGAACCTGCAAATGCCGACGACATCGAGGTCGAGCTTGAGGAAGATGATCCCGGACAAATCGAAACGCAGGCGCAATTGGGCGGCGCGATCCGGCTCATCATGCAGGTCAAGTTACGCGGCGGTGATCCTTGGTCGCTCACTGCATTCGAGCGGCTGCTCAAGCATGGAAAACGGCGCACACCGGCGAAGGACCACCTGACCTATCCAGACGTCCGGTATCTGTTGGTCACAAATGCCGATGTCTCGGGTGAAGCCCGCAGTCTTCTGGTCAAGGATTTCGAGGAACGGCCCGGGCAGGAGGATTTTCCGGCCTCACTGCGCAAGATTCTGCCAGACGACCCGGAGGGGCGGGTCGCCATTTACGCCAGCCTGACGCCGAAGCTCCTTGGGTATGAAATCGAACATATCCTGACAGCCATCCTGCGGGTGCCCAAGGATCGGCAAGGACCGTGCCTCGCCGCGCTCCGCGAGGAAGCCAAGGCCCGCATGCGCGGCACCTCACCGGGAGTCTGGGCCTATAACGATCTGCTCGGCACGATACGTGGCCATGGCGGATTCCTAGCGAGCGTCGCCGAACTCGACGCATTCGTCGAGCCTACAAACTTCCCAGATATGATCCGGCAGCTCGAAAAGAAGAACGCAGTCGTGATCACCGGATCATCCGGCACGGGTAAGACGCTCACCGCACGCGCGCTGTGCGATCAGGCACGCAAGCGCAATGGCGCGCTCGATGTCGTCGTGGTCAATCCGAATAGCGATCCATCGAGCATCCGGCAGGTCGTCCAGACCGGACCGAAGCTCTTTTATGTCGAAGACCCTTGGGGCCAGAACAGCCTGCGGACTGGCTCCGAAACGTGGACAGAGCAGCTACCGCGGATGCTGCGCGATGCACATCCCGACAATCAGTTCGTCGTGACGTCCAGGAGCGATATGTTGCGCGGTGCGCAGGCCGTCGACGGGCTTGCGCCTTGGTCGATAGAGCTTGAGCCTGATCGCTATCTCAATGGCCGGCTCGCCCAAATCTATGACAAGCGGATGGACCTTCTCCCGCCTGACCTTCAGTCGAAGGCGCTCAGTTTCAGACCGAACGTCCTGGACGCGCTCGAAAAACCGCTCGAACTTGACCTATTCTTCGCCAACATCCTGGCAGGTTGCGGCGAGGGCGAGAACGACTCGGAGTGGCTGCATCGCCTAGTTGGACTCGCCCATCGGGATGCAGTCGAGGGGGTAGTCGATCGTTATCTGACCCATGCCGACAAAAACGGGCATTCCGCCGTCATCTGGGGCGTGCTGGCCGCCCGCGGGTCAATCGACCGTAGGCAACTCGTTGCGCTGATGCGCTCCATGCGGCTCGCCGCACCAGATCTCGCCAATGGCCTCGACAAGCTAATCGACATCATGATCGCCGCACGACACCTGCGTCAGCCGACCACTTCGATTGCCTTTGCTCATCCAAGCGTGCGTGCAGGTTTTGAGAAGCACCTGAAACACAACTGGTTTCGCTACGAGCCAGCCTTTGGTGCTATGTTTGAAGCGCTTACCACCCTTCCGCAACCGCATATGGATTGGGGTATGGAGACGGCCGCGCGGATGGTCGACGAAGGGTGCCGGCTTATCGCCGGTGTCGAAGGCGGCGCTTTTGCCTTCGACGTTCCTACCGATGCACAGAACCGCATCGACGGCTGGCTCGAAGCGGCATTAGTCGACCCCAATGCGGATTTTCCCAAGCTCCTCCAGCTCGCAAGCGATGCCGGGAGTGCGAGATCCAACCCATCTGAACTCGCGCGCTGGTTGCTGACCAGTGTCCAAAGAGGCGCAGCATTCTTCATCAAGGGATGGGAAGCTCCCTACTTCGGCGACGATTGGTATGATCGGATCAGCTTGGATACACGTTCCTCCCCAATCGCGGAGCGTTTCGTTCGCAACCAACTCGCCGGGGAACACGGATCCTATGGTACTGGATTCCCGGCAGCGCTCGACCGCATCGCGCCGGGACTTGAAGATGCCTATCTCTACGCCGCTCATCAACTTATAGGTACGGGCCATGGCTCGAATATCATGGCGGTTGTGACCGGTGCGATCCGCGACATTTCTGCCTTTAAGACCGTGTTCGAGGAAGCACTCGACGACCTTGTGCGCGATGCTGTCCAGCGGGCAGAAAATGCCGAGAAGTGGCGCATGATCGACGACGGCGAGTGCGACTATGCGTATGAGGAATACTGTACCTCCGACCCTCATGACGAGGGATACGCGTCTGGCGTTATCGTCGAGTGCTATATCGAAGCTGTCCGCTGCGCAGGTGATTGGAAGGTACTGGCGAGAAACAATCGCACCTCTGCGTTCGGCAACTATTGGGCGCGCGCGATCCGGGACTCTGACGATGCCGATCCGCCTGATTCCGAAGAATTAGCGGCAATGTTCTCCGCAACGCAGGCAGGCGGACACGAAGATTTGGCTTGGGAAGCTTTGAGAAATCATTGGCACCCGGATTTTCGGGAGGTTCTGAAAGGAGCGATCAGCGCCGGCATTGCGGATCCAAGGAAAAGCCATGCTGCAATGGCCTGCGCATCAGCTGTCGATCAGACACTTCTCGCCGAGGCCTTTGACAGATCGCCAACACTTGCATCACGGATCACATTCCTCTGTGACCTAATCGGCGCGCGCAATCGCTATTCGCGGAGCCAGAAAGCCGGGCTGCCGTGCCTTATAGATGCTCTGGAGCTACCCTGTCGCGAGATTGGTTGGACGTTGCTTCGCGGCGCCTCCCACGTCGCGCCACTCGGCCCACAAGCAGTGAAGACCCTCCAGCAGGCGGCGATTACTGCTGCGCCGCGCATTCTCACGGAGATCATTCCGCTCTTGATGGAAGCGGGTGAAACCCCTGCAGAGCCTATCCGTCGCTGGCTGAAGGAGACAGCGGACAAGGACCTCGCCGAGGCTGCCGCCTCCGCCGCGGTCGCTATCGAGGACGCGGAAGCGATCACGTTGGCGCTTCAGCATCCCCGGGCCACTGCGCGCGTGGTCGCGCTCGAATTCCTGGTCGCCCGGACTAATCCACCGTTCCCCGCCAATATCCTTGCATTGTCGACGGATGCAGGGCACCGGGTCCGTCGCGCCTTGGTGGTTGCTCTCACAGCGAAGCCGCATTCCGCGCATTTCCCCGTGCTGCTCCGCATGACGGGGGACACATGGTCTGACGCTGACCCCTCATATAACGAGGCTGACTCCTATCCTATCGCGCGGGCGGCGGTGGCCGCACTGGCCGCCTATGCCCCCCTGTCCGACGAAATCAGCGAACAGCTCATCAAGCTCGCGACGACGACGCCAGATCGGGCGCTCGGCCAGGAGTGCGTGCAGGTCGCGGCTCGCCACGGTTCACTCGCTACTCGGATGAAAATACGGGCGATGATCGGCGATTTTGAACGGGGATGGCTCCGGCTCGACGCACTCGACGCCTTGGTTTTTGCGGATGCGATCGAACCCGAGGTGCTGAAGCCGTTCACGGCCGAGAGGATCTTGACGCTCGGCCCAGCGCCTGCGGCGTCGGCGATTGTGCTGGTCTGCGTCCATGCACAGGTCGAAGTCGCCGTCGCGCTGTGCGAACGCATGTCGCATTCGAACGCAGATCGGTCGCTTGCTGTTCTCGGCGCCTATTTCCTCCATGATCGCGACCCCGGCGCCGCTCACAAAATCCTCGAACTGCTCGCCGAAGGACATCCGGCCCGACAACTCTTCGCTGACGATAACAAGCTCTTGCCCACATCGGTGCTGGATGGGCTTGGTGACATCAAGCGACAGCGATGGGTAAAAAAATGGTTGAGTAATCGCATTGCCAAGGCGTAA
- a CDS encoding plasmid mobilization protein yields the protein MTGGTKEKAPARRRGRPIEVWVTDEEKAAIKERADEAGISRSGYLRALGLNTPIRTVVDLTAVADLAKVNGDLGRVAGLLKLWLAEKNGQGADPVGVDKMMMNFRVLQA from the coding sequence ATGACAGGCGGCACCAAAGAAAAGGCCCCAGCTCGCCGACGCGGCAGGCCAATCGAGGTTTGGGTCACTGATGAGGAAAAGGCGGCGATCAAAGAGCGTGCCGACGAGGCTGGCATATCCCGGTCTGGCTACCTTCGCGCGCTTGGTTTGAACACACCGATCAGGACGGTTGTTGATCTGACCGCCGTGGCCGACTTGGCTAAGGTGAATGGCGACCTCGGGCGGGTCGCTGGATTACTGAAACTTTGGCTCGCGGAGAAGAACGGCCAAGGTGCAGATCCTGTAGGCGTTGATAAAATGATGATGAATTTCCGAGTTCTTCAAGCCTAG
- a CDS encoding TraK family protein produces MTDGPKKVYRGAGRVAFLARLDDFRKLIDAGHPLRAIYDDYAEQLGIGYPQFTKYVGRYVREEKDDGHQRNGGEQIAQPSPSPASTGGPGGQTKATPASAQKPGAKRPGFEHNPNSGNRDDLI; encoded by the coding sequence ATGACAGACGGGCCGAAAAAGGTGTATCGCGGCGCAGGGCGAGTTGCCTTCCTGGCCAGGCTTGATGACTTTCGTAAGCTGATAGATGCAGGGCACCCGCTACGTGCGATCTATGACGATTACGCCGAACAGCTTGGCATTGGTTACCCGCAGTTCACCAAATATGTCGGCAGGTATGTACGAGAGGAAAAAGACGATGGGCACCAAAGGAACGGCGGCGAGCAAATCGCCCAACCAAGCCCCTCCCCTGCCTCTACAGGAGGCCCAGGAGGACAAACCAAGGCCACCCCAGCCTCGGCCCAAAAACCCGGCGCAAAACGCCCCGGATTCGAGCACAACCCAAATAGCGGAAACCGCGACGACCTAATCTGA
- a CDS encoding TraC family protein translates to MARKTLAERRSDALSELETAKARLAKLDNEAAERIGRIAIKSGLVNLEITDDRIREEFDNIVERIRKGD, encoded by the coding sequence ATGGCTCGAAAAACTCTCGCAGAACGCCGTTCTGACGCCCTTTCAGAGCTGGAAACAGCTAAAGCAAGATTGGCGAAATTGGATAATGAGGCGGCTGAAAGAATTGGGAGAATTGCAATCAAATCAGGATTGGTTAATCTTGAAATTACAGATGATCGGATTCGGGAAGAATTCGACAATATTGTGGAAAGGATCAGAAAGGGGGATTGA
- the trbJ gene encoding P-type conjugative transfer protein TrbJ, with product MNTELLKSPISSARKSRIRNALVLAMKSTSLGMGLYLASPDAYAIYCSNCSTFYQQMFEYAEAVNTALNTAEQLQTQIQQYQNMVTQGTGLPSTMFGSIAADLKNVANIYTRSQSLGRQIQNMDSQFNTAFPGFQSYLNQAANSVEVPARERYQKWSEQNRDSVKAALEAANLNTSTFESEDTQLDHMVARSQSAVGRMQAIQAGNEIASQNVQQLQKLRDLLATQINMQGNYMAQQGDRKAASEAAEQKFEARRNDWGPSEDF from the coding sequence ATGAATACGGAATTGCTGAAATCGCCGATTTCTTCAGCTCGAAAATCGAGAATACGTAATGCCCTTGTTTTAGCAATGAAAAGCACAAGCCTTGGTATGGGTCTCTACTTAGCATCACCCGATGCGTATGCCATCTACTGCTCAAACTGCTCGACGTTCTATCAACAGATGTTCGAGTACGCCGAGGCAGTCAACACGGCGCTGAACACTGCCGAGCAGCTACAGACGCAGATTCAGCAGTATCAGAATATGGTCACCCAGGGTACGGGCTTGCCAAGCACCATGTTTGGCAGCATCGCGGCGGACCTTAAAAACGTGGCCAACATTTACACCCGCTCTCAGTCCCTAGGCCGCCAGATCCAGAATATGGACTCGCAGTTCAACACCGCTTTTCCTGGCTTTCAGTCCTACCTAAATCAAGCTGCAAACTCGGTGGAAGTACCAGCGCGTGAACGCTATCAGAAGTGGTCAGAGCAAAACCGCGACAGCGTAAAAGCGGCCCTTGAAGCTGCCAATCTCAATACCAGCACCTTCGAGTCTGAGGATACCCAGCTCGATCACATGGTGGCTCGCTCACAGTCGGCCGTGGGCCGGATGCAAGCCATTCAGGCAGGCAACGAGATAGCCTCTCAGAACGTGCAGCAGTTGCAAAAACTGCGCGATCTACTGGCTACGCAAATAAACATGCAAGGTAACTATATGGCTCAGCAGGGCGACCGAAAGGCTGCTAGCGAAGCCGCCGAGCAAAAGTTCGAGGCCCGTAGAAACGACTGGGGGCCCTCCGAGGATTTCTAA